The Deinococcus budaensis genome includes a window with the following:
- a CDS encoding methyl-accepting chemotaxis protein, whose product MSNPTISPTASTAESGSLAPRSPGIRRLTARLGQGRFFGLQRRVTLYLSGLIVVLTATGIAVSVSGLRDSLSTEYRTKGEAIAQSLVSVTPNYLATQDVSQLQSLIDDYAQVAGVAYVVVLDNQDRPIAHTFAPFIPAELLNEEEGGSHADNAEQRLSYQDPETGRVRNVLSIDRSVSGGQLGEVLVGMDLGVIAAQQRRATLLLAGALLLAGALALVGGIVFTRRLVRPIQKLASLSGRVAQGDLSQRAGLRSNDEIGLLATSFDSAIDQLQHNEAKNEQERAEAQKLQQNIGEFLDVTMNIAEGDLTQRGRVTEDVLGNVVDSINLMVDELAQVLREVQQAAASVSSGSVSMLGTTEQIAQGAQTTLAATRQVSAQVGEVTGGIRAAARSAEESAQAARQALAASEQGQQAVLETLDGMQNIRREVQGVARRIKTLGERSLEIQEIVDTISRLSSQTNLLALNAAIEAAGAGAAGSRFAIVADEVRKLADSSAQATARISTLIKTVQLEIQEVVTSVEDGTREVEQGYRVAGTAGEQLRELGRLAQQSAELSERIRAATSAQVSQVEQVGGAVQGIEQVAAQAGQAVSEGRSSAEQLQRLARQLDESLTRFRLPV is encoded by the coding sequence ATGTCCAATCCCACGATCAGCCCCACGGCCAGCACTGCCGAGTCCGGCAGCCTCGCTCCCCGTTCCCCCGGCATCCGCCGCCTCACCGCGCGGCTGGGGCAGGGCCGCTTCTTCGGCCTGCAACGCCGCGTCACGCTGTACCTCTCCGGCCTCATCGTCGTCCTGACCGCCACCGGCATCGCCGTGTCGGTCAGCGGCCTGCGCGACTCGCTGAGCACCGAGTACCGCACCAAGGGCGAGGCGATCGCCCAGTCGCTGGTGAGCGTCACGCCCAACTACCTGGCGACGCAGGACGTGAGCCAGCTTCAGAGCCTGATCGACGACTACGCGCAGGTGGCGGGCGTGGCCTACGTCGTGGTGCTGGACAACCAGGACCGGCCCATCGCCCACACCTTCGCACCCTTCATCCCGGCCGAGCTGCTGAACGAGGAAGAGGGCGGAAGCCACGCCGACAACGCCGAGCAGCGCCTGAGCTACCAGGACCCCGAGACGGGCCGGGTGCGCAACGTGCTGAGCATCGACCGCTCGGTGTCGGGCGGGCAGCTCGGCGAGGTGCTGGTGGGCATGGACCTGGGCGTGATCGCCGCGCAGCAGCGCCGCGCCACCCTGCTGCTCGCCGGAGCCTTGCTGCTGGCGGGCGCGCTGGCCCTGGTCGGCGGCATCGTGTTCACCCGGCGCCTGGTGCGCCCGATTCAGAAGCTGGCCTCGCTCTCGGGGCGGGTGGCGCAGGGCGACCTCAGCCAGCGCGCGGGGCTGCGCTCCAACGACGAGATCGGCCTGCTCGCCACCTCCTTTGACAGCGCCATCGACCAGCTTCAGCACAACGAGGCGAAAAACGAGCAGGAGCGCGCGGAGGCCCAGAAGCTTCAGCAGAACATCGGGGAATTTCTCGACGTGACCATGAACATCGCCGAGGGGGACCTGACCCAGCGCGGCCGGGTGACCGAGGACGTGCTGGGCAACGTGGTGGACTCCATCAACCTGATGGTGGACGAACTCGCGCAGGTGTTGCGCGAGGTGCAGCAGGCCGCCGCGTCGGTGAGCAGCGGCAGCGTGTCGATGCTGGGCACCACCGAACAGATCGCCCAGGGCGCGCAGACCACCCTGGCGGCGACCCGGCAGGTGAGCGCGCAGGTGGGCGAGGTGACGGGCGGGATTCGCGCCGCCGCCCGCAGCGCCGAGGAAAGCGCCCAGGCGGCCCGGCAGGCGCTCGCGGCCTCCGAGCAGGGGCAGCAGGCGGTGCTCGAAACCCTGGACGGCATGCAGAACATCCGCCGCGAGGTGCAGGGGGTCGCGCGGCGCATCAAGACGCTGGGCGAGCGCTCGCTGGAGATTCAGGAGATCGTGGACACCATCTCGCGCCTTTCCTCGCAGACCAACCTGCTGGCGCTCAACGCGGCCATCGAGGCCGCCGGGGCGGGCGCGGCGGGCAGCCGCTTTGCCATCGTCGCCGACGAGGTGCGCAAGCTCGCGGACTCCTCGGCGCAGGCCACCGCGCGCATCTCGACGCTGATCAAGACCGTGCAGCTGGAGATTCAGGAGGTCGTCACCAGCGTCGAGGACGGCACCCGCGAGGTCGAGCAGGGCTACCGGGTGGCGGGCACGGCGGGCGAGCAGCTGCGCGAACTCGGGCGCCTGGCGCAGCAGTCGGCCGAACTTTCCGAGCGCATCCGCGCGGCGACCTCCGCCCAGGTGAGCCAGGTCGAGCAGGTGGGCGGCGCCGTGCAGGGCATCGAGCAGGTCGCGGCCCAGGCGGGCCAGGCCGTCAGCGAGGGCCGCTCCTCGGCCGAGCAGCTTCAGCGCCTCGCGCGGCAGCTCGACGAGAGCCTGACCCGCTTCCGCCTGCCCGTCTGA
- a CDS encoding response regulator: protein MDPDLTETFLQDAASVLGALEDATVQLWLEEGRPGALRDLAVLSHRLRGTAALYGHPQTAALAGVLERLLEGRAGFGAEVTSALVGLLETAQLCLAAALTRLRAGQSEGDVGLDFSRRGGAAQLGALLRAYPQSFRPVAPDGEAEAASSGPEASVPFAQTQPDLWAFFAPEARELIETLRGQLAEDQPDLNAMFRAAHTLKGSAAMVGLAPLGQLGHTLEDLLGQVREEALALARAAPLLGAGLVLAERLLDQAEGSSPAAGAGALDGAALDATQLDGAVLDRYAAQVQALLSGQPTGAGVGAGAGAGVGAPDEAAAPLARLTVRLDGEQLGALQQHVARLVTGRARLGTLLTQQRTLAEQLDEAHARIQQTIRDFEERHLNPTLGAAPAAGPQAAGDGGGAPDRAPRFADFSVLELDSYSDLNVLARSLTELSADLSEIRSQGRAHLAQLGDELTGLEKVTRALRGDVSRARLTRLGRATAPLHRWVRERGGLRLHVEGEDLQLDAATVPPLAQALLHLVTNAATHGLEPQDERTALGKPALGAVTVTARAEGGQLTVTVQDDGRGLPLAALRERALAAGHLSAAELAGLSAAQTAQLAFLPGLSTARSLTREAGRGVGMDAVRSAVEALGGEVRLDTRAGAGTTVTLALPLAQQIADVLVARVGGVRVALLVSQVQGLRPLEGDTAAAAGEGDPAAPGAVADLHALWGEVPGPRRSVARLSSAGGPVDVIADEFTQLEEVVLRPAGRLLAPLGYLAGTAVGAGGQALPVLNPSGLLAAARRPAAGAALRAADPAPRAQRRILVVDDSLSVRKHLGRILTRAGFEVLAAADGREALGRLLTGADPVDAVLTDLEMPHANGFEVIEGLRGHGPTAALPIVVMTTRTGEKHQRLALALGADDYFAKPADEGLLLRRLDALLAPAASRARAARPR from the coding sequence GTGGACCCTGACCTGACCGAAACTTTTTTGCAAGACGCCGCCAGCGTGCTGGGCGCCCTGGAAGACGCGACCGTGCAGCTGTGGCTCGAAGAGGGCCGCCCCGGCGCGCTGCGCGACCTCGCGGTGCTCAGCCACCGCCTGCGCGGCACCGCCGCCCTGTACGGCCACCCGCAGACGGCGGCGCTGGCGGGCGTGCTGGAGCGGCTGCTCGAAGGCCGCGCGGGCTTCGGCGCCGAGGTGACCAGCGCGCTGGTGGGACTGCTGGAAACGGCGCAGCTGTGTCTGGCGGCGGCCCTGACCCGGCTGCGCGCGGGCCAGAGCGAGGGCGACGTGGGCCTGGACTTCTCGCGGCGGGGCGGCGCGGCCCAGCTCGGCGCGCTGCTGCGGGCCTACCCCCAGAGCTTTCGCCCGGTCGCGCCGGACGGGGAGGCGGAGGCGGCCTCCTCCGGCCCGGAAGCCTCCGTGCCCTTTGCCCAGACCCAGCCGGACCTGTGGGCCTTTTTCGCGCCGGAAGCCCGCGAGCTGATCGAGACCCTGCGCGGACAGCTCGCGGAGGACCAGCCGGACCTCAACGCGATGTTCCGCGCCGCGCACACCCTCAAGGGCAGCGCGGCGATGGTGGGCCTGGCCCCCCTGGGGCAGCTCGGGCACACCCTGGAAGACCTGCTGGGCCAGGTGCGCGAGGAGGCGCTGGCGCTGGCGCGCGCCGCGCCGCTGCTGGGCGCGGGCCTGGTGCTGGCCGAGCGGCTGCTTGACCAGGCCGAGGGGAGCAGCCCGGCGGCGGGCGCGGGCGCGCTGGACGGTGCCGCGCTGGACGCAACCCAGCTGGACGGGGCCGTCCTGGACAGGTACGCCGCGCAGGTTCAGGCGCTGCTCAGCGGGCAGCCGACCGGGGCGGGGGTGGGGGCAGGAGCAGGAGCAGGGGTGGGCGCGCCGGACGAGGCCGCCGCGCCGCTGGCCCGCCTGACCGTGCGGCTGGACGGCGAGCAGCTGGGCGCCTTGCAGCAGCACGTGGCGCGGCTGGTCACGGGCCGCGCCCGGCTGGGCACGCTGCTCACGCAGCAGCGCACCCTGGCCGAACAGCTGGATGAGGCGCACGCCCGCATCCAGCAGACCATCCGCGACTTCGAGGAACGGCACCTCAACCCCACCCTCGGCGCGGCGCCCGCTGCCGGACCGCAGGCGGCCGGGGACGGGGGCGGGGCGCCGGACCGGGCGCCGCGTTTTGCGGACTTCAGCGTGCTGGAACTCGACAGCTACAGCGACCTGAACGTGCTGGCGCGCTCGCTGACCGAACTCAGCGCCGACCTCAGCGAGATCCGCTCGCAGGGCCGCGCGCACCTGGCCCAGCTGGGCGACGAGCTGACCGGCCTGGAAAAAGTCACCCGCGCGCTGCGCGGCGACGTCAGCCGCGCCCGGCTGACCCGGCTGGGCCGCGCCACCGCCCCGCTGCACCGCTGGGTGCGCGAGCGCGGCGGCCTCAGGCTGCACGTGGAGGGCGAGGACCTGCAACTCGACGCCGCGACCGTGCCGCCGCTGGCGCAGGCGCTGCTGCACCTGGTCACCAACGCGGCCACCCACGGCCTGGAGCCGCAGGACGAGCGGACGGCGCTGGGCAAACCGGCCCTGGGCGCCGTCACGGTCACGGCGCGCGCCGAGGGCGGCCAGCTGACCGTGACCGTCCAAGACGACGGCCGGGGCCTGCCGCTGGCCGCGCTGCGCGAACGGGCGCTGGCCGCCGGGCACCTCAGCGCCGCCGAACTGGCCGGGCTGTCGGCGGCGCAAACGGCGCAGCTCGCCTTCCTGCCGGGCCTCAGCACCGCCCGGTCCCTGACCCGCGAGGCCGGGCGCGGCGTGGGCATGGACGCCGTTCGCAGCGCCGTGGAGGCGCTGGGCGGGGAGGTCCGCCTGGACACGCGGGCGGGGGCAGGCACCACCGTCACGCTGGCGCTGCCGCTCGCCCAGCAGATCGCCGACGTGCTGGTGGCCCGCGTGGGCGGGGTGCGGGTCGCGCTGCTGGTCAGCCAGGTGCAGGGCCTGCGCCCCCTGGAGGGGGACACTGCCGCTGCCGCCGGGGAAGGCGACCCCGCCGCACCCGGCGCCGTGGCCGATCTGCACGCCCTCTGGGGCGAGGTGCCCGGGCCGCGGCGCTCGGTTGCCCGCTTGAGCAGCGCGGGTGGCCCGGTGGACGTGATCGCCGACGAGTTCACCCAGCTGGAGGAGGTCGTGCTGCGCCCGGCGGGGCGCCTGCTCGCGCCGCTGGGTTACCTCGCGGGCACCGCCGTGGGCGCGGGCGGTCAGGCGCTGCCGGTGCTCAACCCCTCGGGGCTGCTGGCGGCCGCGCGCCGTCCGGCGGCGGGGGCGGCGCTGCGGGCCGCCGACCCCGCCCCCCGCGCCCAGCGGCGCATCCTGGTCGTGGACGACAGCCTCAGCGTGCGCAAGCACCTGGGGCGCATCCTGACGCGCGCGGGCTTCGAGGTGCTCGCGGCAGCGGACGGCCGCGAGGCGCTGGGCCGCCTGCTCACCGGCGCCGATCCGGTCGACGCGGTGCTGACCGATCTGGAAATGCCGCACGCCAACGGCTTCGAGGTGATCGAGGGCCTGCGCGGCCACGGCCCCACCGCCGCCCTGCCTATCGTGGTGATGACCACCCGCACCGGCGAGAAGCACCAGCGGCTGGCGCTGGCGCTGGGCGCCGACGACTATTTCGCCAAGCCCGCCGACGAGGGCCTGCTGCTGCGGCGCCTGGACGCCCTGCTCGCCCCGGCGGCCTCCCGCGCCCGCGCCGCACGGCCGAGGTGA
- a CDS encoding DUF4388 domain-containing protein, with the protein MHCLIVSPDAHRALARATLARAAGATAEVAGGGLHALTQIERGRPDLVILDPALDDLTPGDLLEILRDDPATRTTPVLISGQPPSPDAAPADLWFPPQLSPAETLARALEAAGHPPLPWTAPEQAPLSGQLQDLDLTELILCVHGLHLSGLLLLRGPQRGGQLTFRQGELLDAEDGPDHGPAGFARLLEPGRAGDFHFHPLEARALQAYPRGLQMPTAQLLMEAAVQRDHLHALETSP; encoded by the coding sequence ATGCACTGCCTGATCGTCTCGCCAGACGCCCACCGCGCGCTGGCGCGGGCCACCCTGGCCCGGGCGGCGGGCGCCACGGCCGAGGTGGCGGGCGGCGGGCTGCACGCCCTGACGCAGATCGAGCGCGGCCGCCCCGACCTGGTGATTCTCGACCCCGCGCTGGACGACCTCACGCCGGGCGACCTGCTGGAGATCTTGCGCGACGACCCGGCCACCCGGACCACGCCCGTGCTGATTTCCGGTCAGCCGCCTTCCCCGGACGCGGCGCCTGCCGACCTGTGGTTTCCGCCGCAGCTCAGCCCGGCCGAGACGCTGGCCCGGGCGCTGGAGGCCGCCGGGCACCCGCCGCTGCCCTGGACGGCGCCGGAGCAGGCCCCGCTGAGCGGCCAGCTGCAAGACCTCGACCTGACCGAGCTGATCTTGTGCGTGCATGGCCTGCACCTCTCGGGCCTGCTGCTGCTGCGCGGGCCGCAGCGCGGCGGGCAGCTCACCTTCCGGCAGGGCGAGCTGCTCGACGCCGAGGACGGCCCCGACCACGGCCCCGCCGGATTCGCGCGCCTGCTGGAACCGGGCCGCGCGGGGGACTTTCACTTTCATCCCCTGGAGGCGCGGGCCTTGCAGGCCTATCCCCGCGGCCTCCAGATGCCCACCGCCCAACTTCTGATGGAGGCCGCCGTCCAGCGCGACCACCTCCACGCCCTGGAGACTTCCCCATGA
- a CDS encoding response regulator, producing MTHSQPASAPHIPPHQVLVVDDSISVRKALERILQTQGIGVHTANSAEEALALLGQLPQPPTLMIADVLMPGLSGLELARAAQADHPALPLMLMSGVVDEALQTQAAAVGVTRLLRKPFTPAELLPLVFAVLDAADPAPGDRAEAPQAAGTPGTVSGGASPAQAALLARLGAERGVLGSGVFGAGGQPLSTHAAALPAQLGMYVQFLTTAATTAGVHLEARGLDLLQLDFGDRTLLLAPVAAGHLACWCTHGAAPRVRELLAPGA from the coding sequence ATGACCCACTCCCAGCCTGCTTCTGCCCCCCATATTCCCCCCCATCAGGTGCTGGTCGTCGACGACAGCATCAGCGTGCGCAAGGCGCTGGAGCGCATCTTGCAGACCCAGGGCATCGGGGTCCACACCGCCAACAGCGCCGAGGAGGCCCTGGCGCTGCTGGGGCAGTTGCCCCAGCCCCCCACTCTGATGATCGCGGACGTGCTGATGCCTGGCCTGAGCGGGCTGGAGCTGGCCCGCGCGGCGCAGGCCGACCACCCCGCCCTGCCGCTGATGCTGATGAGCGGCGTGGTGGACGAGGCGCTCCAGACCCAGGCGGCCGCCGTGGGCGTGACCCGGCTGCTGCGCAAGCCCTTTACCCCTGCCGAGCTGTTGCCGCTGGTCTTCGCGGTGCTGGACGCGGCGGACCCGGCGCCCGGCGACCGGGCCGAGGCGCCGCAGGCCGCCGGGACCCCCGGCACGGTCTCCGGCGGGGCCAGCCCGGCACAAGCCGCGCTGCTGGCGCGTCTGGGCGCCGAACGGGGCGTGCTGGGCAGCGGCGTATTCGGCGCGGGTGGGCAGCCACTGTCCACCCACGCGGCCGCGCTGCCCGCCCAGCTGGGCATGTACGTCCAGTTTCTGACCACGGCCGCGACCACCGCCGGGGTCCACCTGGAGGCGCGGGGGCTGGACCTGCTGCAACTGGACTTCGGGGACCGCACGCTGCTGCTGGCGCCCGTGGCCGCCGGGCACCTGGCCTGCTGGTGCACGCACGGCGCCGCGCCGCGTGTACGGGAGCTGCTGGCGCCGGGGGCCTGA
- a CDS encoding family 1 glycosylhydrolase has translation MFATGIENSSPTLGGGRIRVDEMDKCGHYRLWQKDFDLVQELGTGYLRYGPPIHHSWPGPDRYDWSFADETYADLRRRDIVPITDLCHFGVPDWIGNFQNPDFPAQFARYARAFALRYPWVQLYTPVNEMYICALFSAKYGWWNEELTTDAAFVTALGNIVKANVLAMRAILEVRADAIFIQSESTEYFHAENPAAIRPAELMNAVRFLSLDLNYGHRVSSEMYEYLMDHGMTRADYHFFLDETRKHHCIMGNDYYATNEHLLHPDGRSEWAGEIYGYSVLTTQYFARYGLPVMHTETNFSQGPQGDEAVRWLRKQWANVLRVRNDGLPIVGFTWYSLTDQVDWDSALRQTRGTVNPVGLYDLDRRIRPVGEAYRELIAQWRDVLPTQSVVLALPVFPPSQQQDPVLRRVETRARERLRRTSGPSGGGPQEGGA, from the coding sequence ATGTTCGCCACCGGCATCGAGAACTCGTCCCCCACCCTGGGCGGCGGCCGGATCCGGGTGGACGAGATGGACAAGTGCGGGCACTACCGCCTGTGGCAAAAGGATTTCGACCTCGTGCAGGAGCTGGGCACCGGGTACCTGCGTTACGGCCCGCCCATCCACCACAGCTGGCCCGGCCCGGACCGCTACGACTGGAGCTTCGCGGACGAGACCTACGCCGACCTGAGGCGGCGCGATATCGTGCCCATCACCGACCTGTGCCACTTCGGGGTGCCCGACTGGATCGGCAACTTCCAGAACCCCGACTTCCCGGCGCAGTTCGCCCGCTACGCCCGCGCCTTTGCCCTGCGCTATCCCTGGGTGCAGCTGTACACGCCTGTCAACGAGATGTACATCTGCGCCCTGTTCTCGGCCAAGTACGGCTGGTGGAACGAGGAGCTGACCACCGACGCGGCCTTTGTGACCGCGCTGGGCAACATCGTCAAGGCGAACGTGCTCGCCATGCGCGCCATCCTGGAGGTGCGCGCCGACGCCATCTTCATCCAGAGCGAGTCCACCGAGTATTTCCACGCCGAGAATCCGGCGGCCATCCGCCCCGCCGAGCTGATGAACGCCGTGCGCTTCCTGAGTCTCGACCTCAACTACGGGCACCGGGTCTCCTCGGAGATGTACGAGTACCTGATGGACCACGGGATGACGCGCGCGGACTACCACTTCTTTCTGGACGAGACCCGCAAGCACCACTGCATCATGGGCAACGACTATTACGCCACCAACGAACACCTGCTGCACCCCGACGGGCGCAGCGAGTGGGCGGGCGAGATCTACGGCTACTCGGTGCTCACCACCCAGTACTTCGCCCGCTACGGCCTGCCGGTGATGCACACCGAGACCAATTTCAGCCAGGGGCCGCAGGGCGACGAGGCGGTCAGGTGGCTGCGCAAGCAGTGGGCCAACGTGCTGCGGGTGCGCAACGACGGGCTGCCCATCGTGGGCTTCACCTGGTACTCGCTGACCGATCAGGTGGACTGGGACAGCGCCCTGCGCCAGACGCGCGGCACCGTCAACCCGGTCGGCCTCTACGACCTCGACCGCCGCATTCGCCCGGTGGGAGAGGCGTACCGGGAACTGATCGCCCAGTGGCGCGACGTGCTGCCCACCCAGAGCGTGGTCTTGGCCCTCCCGGTCTTTCCGCCCAGCCAGCAGCAGGACCCCGTGCTGCGCCGGGTGGAAACCCGCGCCCGCGAGCGGCTGCGCCGCACCTCCGGGCCGTCTGGGGGAGGCCCGCAGGAAGGCGGGGCCTGA
- a CDS encoding S1C family serine protease has protein sequence MKGTPALLMILLALSGCRPPSASAPGEGVQEAAPAAAAPGGQGGGAASSGRPPRSVPSTVQVVKAARDGVVLITRFTPLEGGTLFGPRSPAPGDVEVPAASGSGFVIDRAGHILTNEHVVRDASALLVRLRGREQAYPASVVGTAPDYDLALLRVRGVPPADLRPLPLGDSDALEAGETATALGAPFGLTLTVTQGIVSAVGRMIPTGVDRVPQPAVQTDAAINPGNSGGPLLNALGQVIGVNTQIFSPVRDAAGTGQNAGIGFAIPINVARSLLPRLLAGELIRLPHLGLLALNLRELAPAARRDLGLPARGLLVQTVEPGSPAAAAGLRGGARVRRFPDGTIRLGGDVITAAGGRAVASVQDLQAALLGERPGVRVPLTLRRGDRTLTVPRTLPAAPPPPFAPSVQPL, from the coding sequence GGTGCAGGAAGCCGCGCCTGCGGCCGCTGCCCCCGGAGGGCAGGGCGGGGGCGCCGCCAGTTCCGGCAGGCCGCCGCGCTCCGTGCCCAGCACCGTGCAGGTCGTGAAGGCGGCCCGGGACGGGGTGGTCTTGATCACCCGCTTCACCCCGCTGGAAGGCGGCACCCTCTTCGGGCCGCGTTCTCCGGCGCCCGGCGACGTGGAGGTCCCGGCCGCCAGCGGCTCAGGCTTCGTGATCGACCGCGCGGGGCATATCCTGACCAATGAGCACGTGGTGCGGGACGCTTCGGCCCTGCTGGTGCGGCTGCGCGGCCGCGAGCAGGCGTACCCGGCCAGCGTGGTCGGGACCGCCCCCGACTACGACCTGGCCCTGCTGCGGGTGCGGGGCGTGCCCCCGGCCGACCTGCGCCCGCTCCCCCTGGGCGACAGCGACGCGCTGGAGGCCGGAGAGACGGCCACCGCGCTGGGCGCCCCCTTCGGGCTGACCCTCACGGTCACGCAGGGCATCGTCTCGGCGGTGGGGCGGATGATTCCCACCGGGGTGGACAGGGTGCCGCAGCCAGCCGTTCAGACTGACGCCGCCATCAATCCGGGCAACTCGGGCGGCCCGCTGCTCAACGCACTGGGGCAGGTGATCGGGGTGAACACGCAGATCTTCTCCCCGGTCCGGGACGCGGCGGGCACCGGGCAAAACGCCGGCATCGGCTTTGCCATCCCCATCAACGTCGCCAGGAGCCTGCTGCCGCGCCTGCTCGCGGGCGAGCTGATCCGCCTGCCTCACCTCGGTCTGCTGGCGCTGAACCTGCGCGAGCTGGCCCCGGCCGCGCGCCGGGATCTGGGGCTGCCTGCCCGCGGCCTGCTGGTGCAGACGGTCGAGCCGGGTAGCCCCGCCGCCGCTGCCGGGCTGCGCGGAGGCGCGCGGGTGCGGCGCTTTCCGGACGGCACCATCCGGCTGGGCGGCGACGTGATCACAGCGGCGGGAGGCCGGGCGGTGGCCTCGGTGCAGGACCTGCAAGCGGCGCTGTTGGGCGAGCGCCCCGGGGTCCGGGTCCCCCTGACCCTGCGGCGCGGGGACCGGACGCTGACGGTGCCGCGGACCCTGCCCGCCGCCCCGCCCCCGCCGTTCGCCCCGTCGGTGCAGCCGCTGTAG